The following proteins come from a genomic window of Amaranthus tricolor cultivar Red isolate AtriRed21 chromosome 14, ASM2621246v1, whole genome shotgun sequence:
- the LOC130799643 gene encoding two-component response regulator-like APRR2 → MVCTANDLLEWKDFPKGLRILLLDEDWNSAAEIKSKLEKMEFIVNAFSSEHEALSAISSKTESFHIAVVEVSIHNHDGRCNFLETAKDLPTIMISKEHCLNTMMKCIALGAVEFLVEPLSEDKLRNIWQHVVHKAFNTSGSGKSESLKSVKDFVDSILEIQQESVAIQTHVSEEPIVDTEVDVGDHDPSAAGDKFAAPSTPQIKQSGRSLDDGDYQDQTNNSSVKEGGEFDGETKFVNNTYDGNSFAKMDKDPPQSTSVGAIKEEVEDRSDVSRGTDDSVPMPCDKKYTNDVGTNSGSSIKGSSHNVCGTKSSRKKLKVDWTPDLHKRFVQAVEKLGVDQAIPSRILELMKVDGLTRHNIASHLQKYRMHRRHILPKQEERRWPHPRDSTPRNYYPHHRPVMVYPPNQNNHAYLSGQVYPMWGQQGFQPPGFPVWGSPSYPWQPAENWPWKPYPPMHADAWGCPVMPAPVCPTSAFQVQGAYGFHSPDSYGKNSADINPWEEVIDKVVKEAINKPWLPLPIGLKSPSTDSVLAELSRQGISNIPSNIYQC, encoded by the exons ATGGTTTGCACTGCCAATGATTTACTGGAGTGGAAGGATTTCCCTAAAGGCCTTAGGATCCTTCTCCTTGATGAAGACTGGAATTCTGCAGCTGAGATAAAATCTAAGCTTGAGAAAATGGAGTTTATAG TTAATGCATTTTCGAGTGAGCATGAAGCTTTATCTGCAATTTCAAGTAAAACCGAGAGCTTCCATATCGCCGTTGTAGAG GTGAGTATACATAATCATGATGGGAGATGCAACTTTTTGGAGACTGCAAAGGATCTTCCAACAATCA TGATATCAAAAGAGCATTGCTTGAACACCATGATGAAGTGTATAGCG CTAGGTGCAGTTGAATTTCTTGTAGAACCATTATCGGAGGATAAACTTCGAAATATATGGCAGCATGTAGTTCATAAG GCATTTAACACGAGTGGAAGCGGAAAATCAGAATCACTCAAATCTGTCAAGGATTTTGTGGATTCCATATTGGAAATTCAGCAAGAAAGTGTTGCGATACAAACACACGTTTCTGAAGAACCAATCGTTGATACAGAAGTGGACGTAGGTGATCATGACCCGTCAGCCGCTGGTGACAAGTTCGCTGCTCCTTCAACTCCTCAAATAAAACAATCCGGAAGATCCTTGGATGATGGAGACTATCAAGATCAAACCAACAACTCTTCGGTCAAGGAGGGTGGGGAATTTGATGGGGAAACGAAATTTGTCAATAATACATATGATGGCAACTCATTTGCCAAGATGGACAAGGATCCACCTCAGTCGACATCTGTTGGAGCTATCAAAGAGGAGGTGGAGGATCGCAGTGATGTTTCCCGGGGTACGGATGATTCCGTACCTATGCCATGTGACAAAAAGTATACTAATGATGTTGGTACCAATAGTGGGAGCTCAATAAAGGGATCTTCTCATAATGTTTGTGGAACGAAGAGTAGCCGGAAAAAACTGAAG GTAGACTGGACACCGGATCTCCATAAAAGATTTGTACAAGCAGTGGAGAAACTTGGTGTTGATCAAGCCATCCCTTCTCGAATATTAGAGCTTATGAAAGTGGATGGATTGACGAGACATAACATAGCCAGTCATCTTCAG AAATATAGAATGCATAGAAGACACATTTTGCCTAAGCAAGAAGAACGAAGATGGCCGCACCCTAGAGATTCAACACCAAGGAATTACTATCCTCATCATAGACCTGTGATGGTATATCCTCCCAATCAGAACAACCATGCCTACCTATCCGGGCAAGTCTACCCCATGTGGGGTCAGCAGGGTTTTCAGCCGCCTGGCTTTCCTGTTTGGGGATCCCCAAGCTATCCCTGGCAGCCTGCTGAAAATTGGCCTTGGAAGCCTTACCCTCCG ATGCATGCTGATGCTTGGGGTTGCCCTGTAATGCCAGCTCCAGTATGCCCAACCTCGGCTTTCCAA GTACAAGGTGCATATGGGTTCCACAGTCCTGATAGCTACGGGAAGAATTCTGCTGATATAAACCCG TGGGAGGAAGTTATTGACAAAGTGGTGAAGGAAGCAATAAACAAGCCATGGTTGCCACTACCAATAGGCCTTAAGTCACCATCTACTGACAGTGTCTTAGCTGAACTCTCCAGGCAAGGGATTTCCAATATCCCTTCCAACATATATCAATGCTGA
- the LOC130799785 gene encoding uncharacterized protein LOC130799785 yields the protein MNSISRTSRLNFLRPLYRHVSIFALEQLMMEHNRMLNLGIYVFDKCGCVLQRTHGLPYACYCYLSIRSHGSLYLDDVHPFWKTLKYLEAKEDANEEVRHANADDKEYFQSLVDEVLKADPAIVRRMSQVLEHELHPDDTDIPEPQASPPRKGRPTTSGTLRRNKSAFEYSRSSSRGRGSRSSSRRRSSGRSSNRSNQSSVGINFSFNLSDHSAGRDFSLFPWPNHITYTLPPYMFDWIDVIGDENCGFRAIAVTELGGEETWPLLRCAMSLEMKTNRDQYARVYLLAELVENAIYRIGAHSKGPAPYSHWMEMTTLYFADTFLNIVITYYGSTDGNPTYNCLVLLVRRTGGMHAR from the exons ATGAATTCGATTTCAAGGACGTCGCGACTTAATTTTTTGAgaccgttgtatcgtcatgtttccATATTTGCCTTAGAACaattgatgatggagcacaaccggatgttaaacttggggatttatgtttttgacaaatgcggttgtgtacttcaaagaACCCATGGATTACCCTAcgcgtgttactgttacttgtcaATCAGGTCTCATGGTTCGTTGTATTTGGACGATGTACATCCAttttggaaaacgttaaagtaCTTAGAAGCAAAAGAAGACGCCAATGAAgaagtacggcacgcaaacgccgatgataaagagtactttcaatcgttggtcgatgaagttttaaaagccGACCCCGCAATTGTACGACgcatgtctcaggtacttgaacatgaactacaccctgatgataccgatatacctgagccacaagcaagtccaccgaggaaGGGAAGACCAACGACAAGCGGAACCCTcaggagaaacaaaagtgcgttCGAGTACAGTAGATCATCCTCAAGGGGTCGCGGATCCAGATCTTCATCACGCAggagatctagtggtagatctagCAACCGATCAAACCAatcgtcagttggaattaacttcagtttcaacttatctg ATCATTcagcaggtcgtgatttttctctttttccgTGGCCAAATCACATTACGTATACTCTTCCGCCGTAcatgtttgattggattgatgttataggtgacgaaaactgtggatttagagctattgccgtcacagagttAGGGGGCGAGGAGACATGGCCTCTTTTACGATGTGCAATGAGTTTGGAAATGAAAACGAATAGAGATCAATATGCACGCGTGTATCTATTAGCAGAGTTGGTGGAGAATGCTATATACAGAATTGGTGCTCATAGCAAAGGACCTGCCCCGTACAGTCACTGGATGGAAATGACAACATTGTATTTTGCAGATACGTTTCTCAACATTGTAATTACGTATTATGGCTCTACCGATGGTAATCCAACGTATAATTGTTTAGTGCTTCTGGTAAGGAGAACAGGGGGAATGCATGCGCGTTAA